From a region of the Peptostreptococcaceae bacterium genome:
- a CDS encoding sigma 54-interacting transcriptional regulator yields the protein MSANKIYNRNNQINDAWSQFMESGNIDRDIIRKEIADSWIRSRKEQVNPMGEGEKNSKSKTLKDREVQLRPLLRIAKPFMESLYNISGSHGLLVRLTDPEGYVVECLGDEDSVEAYKKLNLYKGNNVKEETIGTNAIGIALNTRNPIQVFAAEHYAKRYHKFTSSACPIKNAEGELLGILSMTDSYEKVHLHTLGMVVASSVAIEKQFKIDKINRQLRIANHHFSTIIEQINEGLICIDNEGVITDVNLIARHILKRTEKEIIGKDISKMVKIGDRLKSIGKNIAEGHYNNEELEFILKNGKRVVCIATIASIKDIEKDVLEGVILTFHEVKTVHNLVNRIVGSQARFTFTDIMGESEAIKKSIKIAEGMTQYNTTVLLQGESGTGKELFAQSIHNAGPRRKHPFIFLNCGAIPRDLVASELFGYIEGAFTGAKRGGHPGKFELADGGTIFLDEIGDMPLDTQANLLRVLETQEVVRVGGHDVIPVDVRVIAATHKDLKGEVEKGNFREDLFYRLNVMPIMIPPLRERKKDFKPLISYFMEKFSRQMGKDIRGIDDAFFERMSGYPWPGNVRELQNVMQQIISVVKDGEVLSAEDIPQYMKATNLLNETDSQNQKFFTLREIESMAIHKTIEKANGNLSKTARILGISRSSLYRKMKEYDINTTHNGTCVL from the coding sequence ATGTCTGCAAACAAGATTTACAATAGAAACAATCAAATAAATGATGCATGGTCGCAATTCATGGAAAGCGGAAATATCGACAGAGACATAATAAGGAAAGAGATTGCTGATTCGTGGATCAGAAGTCGTAAAGAACAGGTAAATCCCATGGGGGAAGGGGAAAAGAACTCAAAATCGAAAACCCTTAAGGACAGGGAGGTTCAGCTTCGTCCGCTTCTCAGGATTGCCAAGCCATTCATGGAGAGCTTATACAACATTTCGGGAAGCCATGGCCTGTTGGTAAGGCTTACAGATCCGGAAGGATACGTGGTGGAGTGCCTTGGGGACGAGGATTCAGTTGAAGCATACAAGAAATTGAATCTTTACAAGGGAAACAATGTGAAAGAAGAGACCATTGGGACCAATGCTATTGGAATAGCATTGAATACAAGAAATCCAATACAGGTGTTTGCAGCCGAGCATTATGCCAAAAGATACCATAAATTTACCTCGTCTGCATGCCCGATAAAAAACGCGGAAGGTGAATTGCTTGGAATACTAAGCATGACCGATTCCTACGAAAAGGTGCATCTTCATACGCTTGGAATGGTTGTGGCGTCTAGTGTTGCTATCGAAAAACAGTTTAAAATTGACAAGATAAACAGGCAGCTTAGGATTGCGAACCATCATTTTTCAACGATAATAGAGCAAATTAATGAAGGATTGATATGTATTGACAATGAAGGAGTAATAACGGATGTTAATCTTATTGCACGGCATATTCTTAAAAGGACAGAAAAAGAAATTATAGGAAAAGACATTAGTAAAATGGTAAAAATCGGTGACCGATTGAAAAGCATAGGAAAAAACATTGCAGAGGGTCATTATAACAATGAGGAATTGGAATTCATACTTAAAAACGGCAAACGCGTTGTTTGTATAGCCACCATAGCGTCTATCAAGGATATTGAAAAGGATGTTCTGGAAGGCGTCATATTGACCTTCCATGAAGTCAAAACGGTCCATAATCTGGTAAACCGGATTGTCGGATCTCAGGCCCGCTTTACGTTTACGGATATAATGGGAGAAAGCGAAGCAATAAAAAAGTCAATCAAAATAGCTGAAGGAATGACCCAATACAATACCACTGTGCTTCTACAGGGAGAAAGCGGAACGGGCAAGGAGCTTTTCGCACAGTCAATACATAATGCCGGGCCAAGAAGAAAGCATCCGTTTATTTTCTTGAATTGCGGAGCTATACCGCGCGATCTGGTTGCCAGCGAATTGTTCGGATACATCGAGGGAGCCTTCACCGGGGCTAAACGCGGGGGACATCCTGGGAAATTTGAACTGGCTGACGGGGGAACAATCTTTCTTGACGAGATAGGAGACATGCCATTGGATACCCAGGCAAATCTTCTGAGGGTGCTTGAAACACAGGAAGTGGTACGAGTTGGAGGCCATGATGTGATCCCTGTAGATGTTAGAGTGATAGCGGCCACCCACAAGGATTTGAAGGGCGAAGTGGAAAAAGGTAATTTCAGAGAGGATCTTTTTTACAGATTGAACGTCATGCCTATAATGATTCCGCCCCTAAGGGAAAGAAAAAAGGACTTCAAGCCCCTCATATCGTATTTTATGGAAAAATTCAGCAGGCAAATGGGGAAGGATATACGGGGCATTGATGACGCCTTCTTTGAGCGGATGAGCGGATATCCATGGCCGGGGAATGTTAGGGAGCTTCAAAACGTTATGCAACAGATAATAAGCGTTGTAAAGGATGGCGAAGTTTTGTCGGCAGAAGATATCCCGCAATACATGAAAGCGACTAATCTTCTCAATGAGACTGATTCTCAAAATCAAAAATTTTTCACCCTTCGTGAAATCGAAAGCATGGCAATTCATAAGACTATAGAAAAAGCAAACGGCAACCTATCAAAAACAGCACGTATATTAGGTATAAGCAGAAGCTCTCTTTATAGAAAGATGAAGGAATATGACATCAATACGACCCATAATGGGACATGTGTTCTATAA
- a CDS encoding ParB/RepB/Spo0J family partition protein, with amino-acid sequence MSKKRSGLGRGLNALIPATDTGEKEEGVSLKERIHDIEIGLIKTNPNQPRKHFDKDKIEELAKSVKRHGIIQPVIVSQEEKGYRIIAGERRYRAAREANLKSVPCIIREAKPAERMELALIENLQREDLNPIEEAMAFRLLMDEHGLTQEKVSDVAGKSRPYVANLIRLLGLEDEIKGLIAEGKITGGHGRTLLGLPSGEKRKMLLERIVEKGLSVREAERQVKLILSEKQEKNYKKPIEIDPEVLIMEETLRERFATKVNIKNGRKNEGKIEISYHGLDEFERIMNLLRK; translated from the coding sequence TTGTCTAAAAAGAGAAGTGGTTTAGGGAGAGGGCTGAATGCGCTAATTCCAGCAACGGATACTGGAGAAAAAGAAGAAGGCGTTTCTTTAAAGGAACGGATTCATGACATAGAAATAGGATTAATTAAAACGAATCCGAACCAGCCAAGGAAACACTTTGACAAAGATAAAATCGAAGAGCTTGCAAAGTCAGTAAAAAGACATGGAATCATACAGCCTGTGATTGTAAGTCAAGAAGAAAAGGGTTACCGTATAATCGCGGGAGAAAGAAGATATAGGGCAGCGAGAGAAGCAAATTTAAAAAGTGTTCCTTGCATTATTAGAGAGGCAAAGCCGGCTGAAAGAATGGAGCTTGCACTAATTGAGAATCTCCAAAGGGAAGACCTTAATCCGATTGAGGAAGCTATGGCATTTAGATTGCTTATGGATGAGCATGGACTAACACAGGAAAAGGTGTCGGATGTTGCAGGAAAAAGCAGGCCTTATGTGGCGAATTTGATAAGGCTTTTGGGACTAGAAGATGAAATAAAGGGATTGATAGCTGAAGGAAAGATTACAGGTGGTCATGGGAGAACCTTGTTGGGGCTACCTTCCGGTGAAAAGCGAAAAATGCTTTTAGAGAGAATTGTTGAAAAAGGACTATCAGTAAGGGAAGCTGAACGTCAAGTGAAATTAATTTTGAGTGAGAAACAGGAAAAAAATTATAAAAAACCTATAGAAATCGATCCGGAAGTACTTATAATGGAAGAAACCCTAAGAGAGAGGTTCGCAACAAAGGTGAACATAAAAAATGGAAGAAAAAATGAAGGGAAAATAGAGATTTCATATCACGGTTTGGATGAATTTGAAAGGATAATGAATTTATTGAGAAAATAA
- a CDS encoding ParA family protein — protein sequence MGKVIAIFNQKGGVGKTTTNINLTANLGKMGKRILVIDIDPQGNTTSGFGQASRYLKNTIYDALLGDEEIEKCIMKSKFRNIDLIPADMQLAGAEIELTGIKAREFKLKKLIETTKDEYDYIFIDCPPSLGLLTLNALTAADGVLIPIQCEYYALEGVSQLMNTIGLIRNKLNPALAIEGVLLSMFDKRTNLSVQVVEEVKEYFKEKVYKTVIPRNVRLAEAPSYGLPITEYDPKSRGAQAYQALAEEFLALEGKEEV from the coding sequence ATGGGAAAAGTCATTGCCATTTTCAATCAAAAGGGTGGGGTCGGCAAAACAACTACAAATATTAACCTCACTGCGAATTTGGGAAAGATGGGGAAAAGAATTCTTGTAATAGACATAGATCCTCAGGGAAATACTACAAGTGGGTTCGGGCAGGCCTCAAGATATCTTAAAAACACTATTTATGATGCTTTGCTTGGTGATGAGGAAATAGAAAAATGTATAATGAAATCTAAATTTAGAAACATAGACTTGATTCCTGCCGATATGCAGCTTGCAGGGGCAGAAATTGAGTTAACAGGTATTAAAGCCCGCGAATTTAAGCTTAAGAAGCTTATTGAAACAACAAAGGATGAGTACGATTATATATTTATAGATTGCCCTCCGTCACTTGGCCTCTTGACATTGAATGCCTTGACAGCTGCAGATGGGGTTTTGATACCAATCCAATGCGAATATTACGCATTGGAGGGTGTGAGTCAATTGATGAATACGATTGGATTGATTAGGAATAAACTCAACCCTGCCTTGGCAATAGAGGGAGTGCTTTTAAGCATGTTTGATAAAAGGACGAATCTTTCTGTGCAGGTTGTTGAAGAAGTAAAGGAGTACTTCAAGGAAAAGGTATACAAAACGGTTATACCAAGAAATGTGCGATTGGCAGAGGCGCCAAGCTATGGACTTCCAATCACAGAATATGATCCGAAATCGCGGGGGGCACAGGCCTATCAGGCGCTTGCGGAGGAATTCTTAGCACTGGAAGGAAAGGAGGAGGTTTAA
- a CDS encoding ParB/RepB/Spo0J family partition protein: MNEIIYVQTVDIKPNPHQPRKIFLEKSLSELSDSIKKYGVIQPLTVRKIDGSYELIAGERRLRAAEKAGLDYVPVLMKNMSDEDSAIVALVENLQREDLDFVEEAIGYQRLMLDYNMKQQDIARYVGKNQSTIANKLRLLKLSDGQLLVLRSNGLTERHGRALLKLNDEKDRDKMIKEIIKNDLNVRQTETAIEKKMEKEKKKDRNQTFKSAMNMRIYTNTIKNAFKEILKTGVKAEYEECDKGIYYEIRIKIPINKE; the protein is encoded by the coding sequence ATGAATGAAATTATTTATGTTCAAACTGTGGATATAAAACCAAACCCACATCAGCCGAGGAAGATCTTTTTGGAGAAGTCGCTTAGTGAATTATCGGACTCGATAAAAAAATATGGGGTAATACAACCGCTTACGGTAAGGAAAATAGATGGAAGTTACGAGTTGATTGCAGGAGAGCGCAGGCTTAGGGCTGCGGAAAAAGCCGGACTTGATTATGTTCCGGTGCTTATGAAAAACATGAGCGACGAGGATTCTGCCATAGTTGCGCTTGTCGAGAATCTACAGAGGGAGGATTTAGACTTTGTGGAGGAGGCAATAGGGTATCAAAGGCTTATGTTGGATTACAATATGAAGCAACAGGATATTGCGAGATATGTTGGAAAGAACCAATCCACAATAGCTAATAAGCTTAGGCTTTTAAAGTTGTCTGATGGGCAACTTTTGGTATTGAGAAGCAATGGATTGACAGAAAGGCATGGAAGAGCACTTCTGAAACTTAACGATGAAAAAGATCGAGACAAAATGATAAAGGAAATAATCAAGAACGATTTAAACGTGAGACAAACGGAGACGGCAATAGAAAAGAAGATGGAAAAGGAAAAGAAGAAAGACAGAAACCAGACTTTTAAGTCGGCAATGAACATGAGAATATATACAAACACAATAAAGAATGCATTCAAGGAAATTTTAAAGACCGGAGTTAAAGCGGAATATGAGGAGTGCGATAAAGGTATATATTATGAAATAAGGATAAAAATACCAATCAATAAAGAATGA
- the rsmG gene encoding 16S rRNA (guanine(527)-N(7))-methyltransferase RsmG gives MDKRLLSSGLASMEIKCSKEIENRFERYIELLLEWNGKMNLTAITDEKEIVIKHFLDSATCLKIEGVSGAKRMIDVGTGAGFPGLPLRILCGNGEWVLADSLGKRVNFLREVIDKLDLSGISAIHSRAEELGRDNVLRESFDLAVSRAVANLVVLSEYCLPLVSVGGLFLSMKGPKADKEIEDAEYAIKLLGGIVKDRILIKNPYMESQHEIIVIEKVSRTPEKYPRKPGKPSKKPIFKEIKDE, from the coding sequence ATGGATAAAAGGCTGCTTTCTTCAGGATTGGCTTCAATGGAAATAAAGTGTTCGAAAGAAATTGAGAATAGATTCGAAAGGTATATTGAATTACTTTTGGAGTGGAACGGCAAAATGAATCTTACCGCAATAACCGATGAAAAGGAAATTGTCATTAAACATTTTCTCGATTCAGCAACCTGTTTGAAAATTGAAGGAGTTTCAGGCGCCAAACGAATGATTGATGTTGGAACGGGAGCGGGCTTTCCGGGATTGCCGCTGAGGATACTTTGCGGCAATGGAGAATGGGTTTTGGCCGATTCATTGGGGAAAAGAGTAAATTTTTTACGGGAAGTGATTGATAAACTTGATTTATCTGGCATAAGTGCGATTCATTCAAGAGCGGAGGAACTAGGTAGGGACAATGTACTTAGAGAAAGTTTTGATTTGGCAGTGTCAAGAGCAGTAGCCAATTTGGTTGTTTTGAGCGAGTATTGCTTGCCGCTTGTTTCAGTAGGAGGTCTCTTTTTATCGATGAAAGGACCAAAAGCGGACAAAGAAATTGAGGATGCTGAATATGCGATTAAATTATTGGGAGGCATAGTAAAGGATAGAATATTGATAAAAAACCCCTATATGGAATCCCAGCATGAAATAATTGTAATTGAAAAGGTGTCAAGAACCCCGGAAAAGTATCCGCGTAAGCCGGGAAAACCTTCAAAAAAGCCAATTTTCAAGGAGATAAAAGATGAATGA
- the mnmG gene encoding tRNA uridine-5-carboxymethylaminomethyl(34) synthesis enzyme MnmG, producing MKNFVAEEYDVIVVGAGHAGCEAALSSARMGMKTLVVSITLDAVAMMPCNPSVGGTGKGHLVREIDALGGEMGLNADKSFIQSKMLNTAKGPAVHSLRVQSDKQKYHTEMKKVMEKQENLKLKQAEATELIVENGQIMGIKTRTGVVYKAKAVILVTGTFLAGKIFIGDVSYESGPNDLRAATELSKSMRKCGIALRRFKTGTPARVNSSSIDFSKMILQEGDKETIPFSFMNDHLESPQVPCWLSYTNLDTHEIILSNINRSAMYGGEIEGPGPRYCPSIETKLVKFADKNRHQLFVEPEGLYTDEMYVQGMSTSLPEEVQVAFYRTIKGLEKADLMRPAYAIEYDCIDPTDLKLSLEYKKIGGLYFAGQINGSSGYEEAAAQGLMSGINAALKIKGEEPFVLDRSEAYIGVLIDDLVTKGTNEPYRIMTSRAEYRLVLRQDNADFRLTEKGLRLGLVTKERHDRYLNKKKQVEEEMERLKSVKKKPRELKEFLEKNGSSQVNNSISLYDLLKRPELDYKKLGAIDIDRPILVRQAVTQVEVEIKYEGYIVKQKQQIERFKKLEKKMLASGIDYLKISGIRLEAKQKLNSIKPASVGQASRISGVSPADISVLMIYLEQNRRKAKHNG from the coding sequence ATGAAAAATTTTGTTGCTGAAGAATACGATGTCATAGTCGTTGGAGCGGGACACGCAGGCTGTGAGGCGGCACTGTCTTCTGCTCGAATGGGTATGAAGACTTTGGTTGTGTCCATAACCCTAGATGCCGTGGCCATGATGCCATGCAATCCATCCGTTGGAGGAACAGGCAAGGGCCATCTTGTGAGAGAAATTGACGCATTGGGAGGGGAAATGGGCCTAAACGCCGATAAGTCCTTCATCCAAAGCAAGATGCTAAATACCGCAAAAGGGCCAGCTGTTCACTCATTGCGTGTTCAGTCTGACAAGCAGAAATACCATACAGAAATGAAAAAAGTGATGGAAAAACAGGAAAACCTGAAGCTAAAACAGGCTGAGGCAACTGAACTCATAGTCGAAAATGGACAAATTATGGGTATAAAAACAAGAACCGGGGTTGTTTATAAAGCCAAAGCCGTTATTCTTGTTACCGGAACTTTTTTGGCTGGAAAAATATTCATTGGCGATGTTAGCTATGAAAGTGGACCAAATGATTTGAGGGCAGCAACAGAGCTGTCGAAATCAATGAGGAAATGCGGAATTGCGCTTAGAAGATTCAAGACGGGAACTCCGGCAAGGGTGAACAGCTCGTCTATCGATTTTTCAAAGATGATTTTGCAAGAGGGAGATAAGGAAACTATTCCTTTTTCATTTATGAATGACCATTTGGAATCGCCTCAAGTACCGTGTTGGTTAAGTTATACCAATCTTGATACACACGAAATAATTTTAAGCAACATCAATCGCTCAGCCATGTACGGAGGGGAGATTGAAGGGCCTGGTCCCAGATACTGCCCGTCAATTGAGACAAAATTGGTTAAGTTCGCTGACAAGAACCGGCACCAGCTTTTTGTAGAGCCTGAAGGGCTTTATACAGATGAAATGTATGTTCAGGGTATGTCTACAAGCTTGCCTGAGGAGGTTCAGGTAGCATTTTACAGAACCATAAAGGGGCTTGAAAAAGCGGATTTGATGAGACCGGCATATGCCATAGAGTATGACTGCATTGATCCAACAGATTTGAAACTGTCCCTTGAATACAAGAAGATAGGCGGATTGTACTTTGCGGGACAAATAAACGGATCTTCTGGTTATGAGGAAGCTGCGGCTCAAGGATTAATGAGCGGAATAAATGCGGCTTTAAAAATAAAGGGAGAAGAGCCTTTTGTGCTTGACCGTTCTGAAGCGTACATTGGAGTATTGATAGATGATTTGGTAACAAAAGGAACGAATGAGCCCTATAGAATAATGACATCGAGAGCTGAATATCGTCTTGTCTTAAGACAAGACAATGCTGATTTTAGACTTACGGAAAAAGGTTTAAGGTTAGGATTGGTAACAAAAGAGAGACATGACAGATATTTAAACAAAAAGAAACAAGTGGAAGAAGAAATGGAAAGATTGAAAAGCGTAAAGAAAAAACCGAGAGAATTAAAAGAATTTTTAGAGAAAAACGGGAGTTCTCAAGTCAATAATTCGATTTCGCTTTACGATTTGTTAAAGAGACCGGAGCTTGACTATAAAAAATTGGGAGCCATAGACATTGATCGCCCTATTCTTGTGAGGCAGGCAGTTACCCAGGTTGAAGTTGAGATTAAATACGAGGGATATATTGTAAAACAGAAGCAGCAAATCGAGCGGTTTAAAAAGCTGGAAAAAAAGATGCTAGCCTCGGGCATTGATTATTTAAAGATATCGGGGATTAGACTCGAAGCAAAGCAAAAGCTAAACAGCATAAAGCCTGCTTCCGTTGGGCAGGCATCGAGAATATCCGGTGTTTCGCCCGCAGATATATCAGTGTTGATGATTTATCTAGAGCAAAATCGTAGGAAGGCAAAACATAATGGATAA
- the mnmE gene encoding tRNA uridine-5-carboxymethylaminomethyl(34) synthesis GTPase MnmE: MFDETIAAISTAPGEAGIGIVRISGSKAIDILDDLFEPKRRESIREYGQRKLVYGFISDGKERIDEVLAVYMKGPGTYTAEDVAEIDCHGGLVPSRKILEMALKKGARAAERGEFTKRAFLNGRLDLAQAEAVMDLIGAKTDKSYDIALDQLEGGLSKKVRGIRNKLLSLLAQIEVGIDYPEEDIEDITYDEILKLEEAAEKEVRELLRTAETGKIMREGLQTVIIGKPNVGKSSLLNAMLQEARAIVTNIPGTTRDIIEEHLNIRGIPLRIVDTAGIRETEDMIEKMGVERSKAFFNKADLVILVLDAGEELRKEDREIMEYVKGKKAIVLINKTDLDVKIDEEEIKNMLGDKAIIRASVLNGSGLDELEDKIVEMVYSGELFQRVDTLVTSVRQKNALERALASILEAIGVTHEKIPYDFIEIDIKNAYAYLGEIIGETVGEDIIDKVFSEFCLGK, from the coding sequence ATGTTTGACGAAACGATTGCGGCGATTTCGACAGCCCCGGGAGAGGCGGGAATCGGCATTGTAAGAATCAGCGGATCGAAGGCTATTGATATTCTAGATGATTTATTTGAACCGAAAAGAAGAGAAAGCATTAGAGAATATGGACAGAGAAAACTGGTATACGGTTTTATTTCTGACGGAAAAGAGCGGATTGACGAGGTTTTGGCAGTATATATGAAAGGGCCTGGAACATATACCGCAGAGGATGTTGCTGAAATAGATTGTCATGGAGGGCTTGTTCCGTCGAGAAAAATACTTGAAATGGCCTTGAAAAAAGGTGCTCGTGCTGCAGAGCGCGGGGAATTTACAAAAAGGGCATTTTTAAATGGAAGACTTGATTTGGCTCAGGCCGAAGCGGTTATGGACCTGATAGGGGCAAAAACCGACAAAAGCTACGACATAGCGCTTGACCAGCTTGAAGGCGGCCTTTCAAAGAAGGTAAGGGGAATACGGAACAAGCTTCTATCATTGCTGGCACAGATCGAAGTTGGAATCGATTATCCGGAAGAGGATATCGAGGATATCACTTATGATGAAATATTGAAACTTGAGGAAGCTGCAGAAAAAGAAGTAAGGGAATTGCTTAGGACGGCCGAAACGGGAAAAATAATGCGTGAAGGATTACAGACGGTTATTATTGGGAAGCCTAATGTTGGCAAATCTTCACTGTTAAACGCAATGCTGCAGGAAGCAAGAGCTATTGTTACAAATATTCCGGGAACGACTCGCGATATAATAGAGGAACACCTTAACATTAGAGGAATTCCACTCAGGATAGTGGATACGGCGGGAATACGCGAAACTGAGGATATGATTGAGAAAATGGGGGTTGAGCGAAGCAAGGCGTTTTTCAACAAGGCTGATTTGGTTATTCTTGTTTTAGATGCAGGGGAAGAGCTTAGAAAAGAAGATCGTGAAATAATGGAGTATGTAAAGGGCAAGAAGGCCATAGTTTTGATAAACAAAACGGATCTCGATGTAAAAATCGATGAAGAAGAGATAAAAAATATGCTCGGAGACAAGGCTATAATAAGGGCATCTGTTCTGAATGGATCAGGACTTGACGAACTAGAGGATAAAATAGTTGAAATGGTTTATTCTGGCGAGCTTTTTCAAAGAGTGGACACGCTTGTAACAAGCGTCAGACAAAAGAATGCGCTTGAAAGGGCTCTCGCAAGCATATTAGAGGCAATTGGGGTTACACATGAAAAAATACCGTATGACTTCATAGAAATTGATATTAAAAACGCTTACGCCTATCTTGGAGAAATCATAGGGGAAACGGTTGGAGAGGATATAATCGACAAGGTTTTTTCTGAATTTTGTCTTGGCAAGTGA
- a CDS encoding protein jag: MQSLEKRARTVEAAINIALDELMLTREEVEIEIVEEPKNILGLINIKQAVIKVWRKADAEDLAVNFLQEVLIYMGEKVEIDAKLKDNTLYLDLSGPNMAILIGKRGTTLDSLQYLTSLVVNKGKKEYIRVIIDTESYRNKREKTLIKLAEKLAYKARKYKKDVVLEPMNPYERRIIHSALQGNEDISTRSEGEDPYRKVRIYLNKKHNS, translated from the coding sequence ATGCAATCATTGGAAAAGAGAGCAAGAACAGTTGAAGCGGCAATAAACATCGCCTTGGACGAATTGATGCTGACTAGGGAAGAAGTTGAAATAGAGATAGTGGAAGAGCCTAAAAACATACTCGGGTTGATAAACATAAAGCAAGCAGTTATTAAGGTATGGAGAAAGGCCGATGCTGAAGATTTAGCTGTGAATTTTCTACAGGAAGTACTCATTTACATGGGGGAAAAAGTAGAAATAGACGCAAAGTTAAAAGATAATACTCTGTATTTGGATTTGTCGGGTCCGAACATGGCGATTCTAATAGGAAAAAGAGGAACCACATTGGATTCCCTGCAATATTTAACAAGTCTGGTTGTAAATAAAGGCAAAAAAGAATATATAAGGGTTATAATCGATACGGAGAGTTACAGAAATAAGAGAGAGAAAACGCTAATTAAATTAGCCGAAAAACTAGCTTACAAGGCTAGAAAATACAAAAAGGACGTTGTTCTTGAACCTATGAACCCATACGAAAGAAGAATAATTCATTCGGCGCTTCAGGGCAATGAGGATATATCCACAAGGAGTGAGGGAGAGGATCCCTACCGAAAAGTTAGAATATATCTTAATAAGAAGCATAACAGTTAA